GCGCGGTCGGCGGCCGCCGCGGGGGTCGCGGTGGCGGCGGCGCTCGCGGTTCCGCCCGCGGCGCGGCTGCTGGCGCCCCCGTCGATCGAGCTGCACCTGATCGACGTGGGGCAGGGGGACGCCATCGCGATACGGACGCCGGCGGGGCGCTGGGTGCTCGTCGACGCCGGGCCCCGCTCCGACTCCTTCGACGCCGGCCGCGCGCTGGTCGCTCCGTACCTGCTCAGGCACGGCGCCCGAGAGCTGGAGGCGCTGATCCTGACGCACCCCGACGCGGACCACGTCGGCGGCGCCGGCGCGGTGGTCCGGATGCTCGACCCAGGCGTGGTGCTGGACCCGGCCAGGCCCACCGGAAAGGCGCCCTATCTGGACGCCGTCCGAGCCGCGGAGGCCGCGGGGAGTCGCTGGGCCCGAGCGGCGCGGGGTGCCGAGTTGCACGTGGACGGCGTCGACCTGCTGGTGCTGGCGCCCGATTCCAGCGTGCTTGCAGCGGCATCCGGAGCGAACGACATTTCCGCCGTCGTCCTGGTCAGGTACGGGCTCTTTCGCGCGCTACTCATGGGAGACGCGCCCGCCGAGGTAGAGCTGCGACTGATCGCCCGGGACCCGGCTGCGCTGCGCGCGGCGGTCCTGAAGGTCGGTCACCACGGCAGCCACACCTCTACGACGGCCGAGCTGCTCGAGGTGGTGCGTCCGCGGATCGCGCTGGTGCCGGTTGGCCGGCGCAACCGTTACGGCCATCCTCACCCGGTCGTCATGGAGCGTCTTCGGGTCGCGGGAGCAACGGTCGCGAGGACCGACCGGCACGGCAGCGTGGTGGTGAGAGCGCGGCCCGACGGCGGAGCACGGATCGTGCAGCCGCCGTTGCGGTAGCGTGAGTCCGCGCCGCGCGCCCAGACCCAACACGAATAGCGGAGGATGCGATGACCTCGGTGGTCACCATCGAGCGGCACATCATCGACAGAGAGCGGGAATTTCCGGACGCCACCGGCGCCCTGAGCCGGATCCTCTACGATATGGCGTTCGCCGCGAAGATCATCTCCAGGGAAGTCCGCAAGGCCGGGCTGATCGACATCCTGGGCGGGACGGGGAGCACGAACGTCCATGGGGAGAAGGTCAGGAAGCTGGACATGTACGCGCACCAGGTGATCTGCGACGCGTTCGACCACACCGGGCTACTGTGCTGCATGGCCTCGGAGGAAGCGGACGAGGTGCTCGCGATCCCCGACCGTTTCCCGTGCGGCGGGTACGCGCTCATCTTCGACCCGCTGGACGGCTCCTCCAACATCGACGCGAACATCTCCATCGGCACCATCTTCTCCGTTCACAGGAAGGTGACGGACGGAGAGCGGGGCGGCCTGGAAGACTTCCTGCAGCCGGGCATCCGCCAGGTGGCGGCGGGATACATCATTTACGGGTCGTCCACCATGCTGGTCTACACCACTGGATCCGGCGTGCACGGCTTCACGCTCGACCCCTCCATCGGGGAGTTTCTCCTCAGCCACCCGAACCTGCGCATCCCCGACCCTCCGCAGCCCATCTACAGCGTCAACGAGGGCAACTACAGCCGCTGGTCACCGGCGCAGAGGGCGCTCGTGGACCGGCTCAAAGGGATGGACGGCTCGGGCGAGAAGCCCTTCAG
The nucleotide sequence above comes from Gemmatimonadota bacterium. Encoded proteins:
- a CDS encoding ComEC/Rec2 family competence protein — its product is ARSAAAAGVAVAAALAVPPAARLLAPPSIELHLIDVGQGDAIAIRTPAGRWVLVDAGPRSDSFDAGRALVAPYLLRHGARELEALILTHPDADHVGGAGAVVRMLDPGVVLDPARPTGKAPYLDAVRAAEAAGSRWARAARGAELHVDGVDLLVLAPDSSVLAAASGANDISAVVLVRYGLFRALLMGDAPAEVELRLIARDPAALRAAVLKVGHHGSHTSTTAELLEVVRPRIALVPVGRRNRYGHPHPVVMERLRVAGATVARTDRHGSVVVRARPDGGARIVQPPLR
- the fbp gene encoding class 1 fructose-bisphosphatase yields the protein MTSVVTIERHIIDREREFPDATGALSRILYDMAFAAKIISREVRKAGLIDILGGTGSTNVHGEKVRKLDMYAHQVICDAFDHTGLLCCMASEEADEVLAIPDRFPCGGYALIFDPLDGSSNIDANISIGTIFSVHRKVTDGERGGLEDFLQPGIRQVAAGYIIYGSSTMLVYTTGSGVHGFTLDPSIGEFLLSHPNLRIPDPPQPIYSVNEGNYSRWSPAQRALVDRLKGMDGSGEKPFSQRYVGSMVADFHRTLLYGGLFMYPADEKNESGKLRLLYEASPLGWVCEQAGGAASDGSRRILDIAPTELHQRTPVYLGSADYVALAEEMLASR